The following are encoded together in the Methylorubrum sp. B1-46 genome:
- the pncA gene encoding bifunctional nicotinamidase/pyrazinamidase, with amino-acid sequence MKLTDHDVLLVIDVQNDFLPGGALAVPEGDAVIAPINRVAARLPHVILTQDWHPPGHASFHATHPGKAPFDTTDLHYGTQVLWPEHCVQGTRGAALAAELRTERAELVIRKGYHPGIDSYSAFMEADRRTRTGLTGYLTERGLARLFLAGLATDFCVLWSALDARAAGFEVIVVEDAVRGIDLDGSLARAWEAMERAGVGRVGSDALA; translated from the coding sequence ATGAAACTGACCGACCATGACGTTCTGCTCGTCATCGACGTGCAGAACGATTTCCTGCCCGGCGGGGCACTGGCGGTACCCGAGGGCGATGCGGTGATCGCGCCGATCAACCGGGTGGCGGCGCGCCTGCCCCACGTCATCCTCACCCAGGACTGGCACCCGCCCGGCCACGCCTCCTTCCACGCGACCCATCCGGGTAAGGCGCCCTTCGACACAACGGACCTGCATTACGGCACGCAGGTGCTCTGGCCGGAGCACTGCGTGCAGGGCACGCGCGGGGCCGCGCTGGCCGCCGAACTGAGGACGGAGCGGGCCGAACTGGTGATCCGCAAAGGGTACCACCCCGGCATCGACAGCTACTCGGCCTTCATGGAGGCCGACCGCCGGACCCGCACCGGACTGACCGGCTACCTCACCGAGCGCGGTCTGGCCCGCCTGTTCCTCGCCGGACTCGCCACCGATTTCTGCGTGCTCTGGAGCGCGCTGGATGCCCGCGCCGCCGGGTTCGAGGTGATCGTGGTCGAGGATGCCGTGCGCGGCATCGATCTCGACGGCTCGCTGGCGCGGGCCTGGGAGGCGATGGAGCGGGCAGGGGTCGGTCGCGTGGGCAGCGATGCGCTTGCCTGA